The following coding sequences are from one SAR116 cluster alpha proteobacterium HIMB100 window:
- a CDS encoding 16S rRNA processing protein RimM (PFAM: PRC-barrel domain; RimM N-terminal domain~TIGRFAM: 16S rRNA processing protein RimM) — protein MVIIGAVTSAHGVRGQFKVKPFTFVAEDVAAYGPVRLEDGRWLKLKVKATAKHLLICEAEEIADRSAAEALRGQTLSVDRGMLPDLAEDEHYHADLLGLKVRTDYGTELGHVVGLHNFGAGEILEVAGSGSKKTQTEMYPFYPPFLLDVDLGAGQITLAIGSSSSDEAEDDD, from the coding sequence ATGGTCATCATTGGGGCTGTGACATCCGCGCATGGTGTCCGCGGTCAGTTCAAGGTAAAACCGTTCACCTTTGTGGCTGAGGATGTGGCTGCTTATGGGCCGGTTCGTCTTGAGGACGGACGCTGGCTGAAGCTGAAGGTAAAAGCAACAGCCAAACATCTGCTGATTTGTGAAGCAGAGGAGATCGCCGACAGAAGTGCGGCTGAAGCATTGCGCGGCCAGACTTTGTCTGTGGACAGAGGCATGCTGCCAGACCTGGCAGAGGATGAACATTATCATGCTGATCTGCTCGGCTTGAAGGTCAGGACTGATTATGGCACAGAACTTGGCCATGTGGTTGGTCTGCATAATTTTGGTGCTGGCGAAATCCTAGAAGTGGCAGGTTCAGGGTCAAAGAAAACCCAGACAGAAATGTATCCGTTTTACCCGCCATTTTTGCTGGATGTGGATCTTGGTGCAGGCCAGATCACATTGGCGATAGGGTCTTCATCATCAGATGAAGCAGAAGATGATGACTGA
- a CDS encoding ribosomal protein S16 (PFAM: Ribosomal protein S16~TIGRFAM: ribosomal protein S16), with protein sequence MALKIRLSRGGSKKRPFYRIVVAEASAPRDGRYVERVGHYNPMVAKDNDQRLVVNGERITHWLGLGAQPTERVQKLLSTVSLAEPVKLREQPKKSAPGKKRAEREAEAAEAAAAAAAEAAEAAAAAAAEAAEAEAAPADEAPAEVEAPAEAEAAAEETDGEAQS encoded by the coding sequence ATGGCTTTGAAAATCAGACTGTCCCGCGGCGGATCAAAAAAACGCCCGTTTTACCGTATCGTTGTCGCTGAGGCATCTGCCCCGCGTGATGGCCGTTATGTTGAGCGCGTAGGTCATTACAACCCTATGGTTGCCAAAGACAATGATCAGCGTCTGGTGGTAAATGGTGAGCGGATCACACATTGGCTGGGTTTGGGCGCACAGCCGACCGAACGTGTACAAAAGCTGTTATCAACTGTCAGCTTGGCTGAGCCTGTAAAGCTGCGCGAACAGCCAAAGAAATCTGCTCCGGGCAAAAAGCGGGCAGAACGTGAAGCTGAAGCTGCCGAAGCTGCCGCTGCTGCCGCCGCCGAAGCTGCCGAAGCTGCCGCTGCCGCCGCCGCCGAAGCTGCCGAAGCTGAAGCGGCTCCTGCTGATGAAGCGCCTGCCGAAGTTGAAGCGCCTGCCGAAGCCGAAGCTGCAGCAGAAGAGACTGACGGCGAAGCTCAGTCATAA